One stretch of Streptomyces hygroscopicus DNA includes these proteins:
- a CDS encoding FAD-binding monooxygenase, translated as MTSSNPNYADPRAIAESWLRQFGTSLMPGNDLSIHFAPECYWRDLLSFTGELRTFSGTQVAEELARRQPEAKATNFRPAEGRTGPRVVERNGVTSVEAIFEFDILAGSGIGVVRLVDVPGQGYRARNLFTSLDQLAGHPEHIGENRPVGKADSTKFEGPNWLDRRQTAIAYKDRDPQVLIVGGGQTGLALAARLGQLDVDTLIIDTHERPGDNWRKRYHSLTLHNAVWLNDMPYMPFPQTWPVFVPKDKLAGWFESYVDAMEINFWGSSTFEHGAYDEDSGTWEARIRRADGSVRVLRPQHVVLATGVSGIPYLPTLPGLDEFQGEVIHSSAYTSGAEHTGKRVIVIGTGNSGHDVAQDLHAGGATVTMVQRRSTTVASIDPSAAAADASYMTAPTVEDSDLIGLSVPYPDMYAGSQALTATMKEFDQDLVAALETAGFRTDYGEEDSGFQIKYMTRGGGYYLNVGCSELIISQEIGLIQFADADGFTAQGLRMSDGTVVKADLVVLATGYQSQQEGVRRLMGDEVADAVGPIWGYDDEGEVRNMWRRTAQRGLWFSAGNFQMCRTYSKVLAMQLRQELGAAG; from the coding sequence ATGACCTCATCGAACCCCAACTACGCTGATCCGCGCGCCATCGCCGAGTCCTGGCTACGGCAGTTCGGCACCTCGTTGATGCCTGGAAACGACCTGTCCATCCATTTCGCGCCCGAGTGCTACTGGCGTGACCTGCTGTCGTTCACCGGAGAACTGCGGACCTTCTCCGGCACTCAGGTGGCCGAGGAGCTGGCCCGACGTCAGCCGGAGGCGAAGGCCACCAACTTCCGGCCGGCGGAGGGCCGGACCGGGCCGCGCGTGGTCGAACGGAACGGTGTGACCAGCGTGGAAGCCATCTTCGAGTTCGACATCCTCGCCGGGTCGGGTATCGGGGTCGTCCGCCTCGTCGATGTCCCGGGACAGGGATACCGCGCCCGGAACCTCTTCACCTCGCTGGACCAGCTCGCCGGGCATCCGGAGCACATCGGCGAGAACCGCCCGGTGGGAAAGGCGGATTCCACGAAGTTCGAGGGTCCCAACTGGCTCGACCGGCGACAGACCGCCATAGCCTACAAGGACCGCGATCCCCAGGTGCTGATCGTGGGAGGCGGCCAGACCGGTCTGGCGCTCGCCGCTCGGCTCGGTCAGCTCGACGTGGACACCCTGATCATCGATACACACGAGCGCCCGGGGGACAACTGGCGCAAGCGCTACCACTCACTCACCCTGCACAATGCCGTATGGCTCAACGACATGCCGTATATGCCGTTTCCGCAGACCTGGCCGGTGTTCGTGCCGAAGGACAAGCTCGCGGGATGGTTCGAGTCGTACGTCGATGCCATGGAAATCAACTTCTGGGGCTCATCCACGTTCGAGCACGGCGCCTATGACGAGGACTCCGGCACGTGGGAGGCGCGCATCCGCCGAGCGGACGGCAGTGTGCGCGTCCTACGGCCACAGCACGTCGTACTCGCGACCGGGGTGAGCGGCATCCCGTACCTGCCGACGCTGCCCGGCCTCGACGAGTTCCAGGGAGAGGTCATCCACTCCAGCGCCTACACCAGCGGCGCGGAGCACACCGGCAAGCGTGTGATCGTCATCGGCACCGGAAACAGCGGACACGATGTCGCCCAGGACCTTCATGCGGGCGGTGCGACGGTGACGATGGTGCAACGGCGCTCGACCACCGTGGCCAGCATCGACCCGAGTGCCGCCGCCGCGGACGCGAGTTACATGACCGCTCCCACGGTCGAGGACAGCGACCTCATCGGTCTTTCCGTGCCGTACCCCGACATGTACGCCGGGAGTCAGGCCCTCACCGCCACAATGAAGGAGTTCGACCAAGACCTCGTCGCGGCGTTGGAAACAGCCGGTTTCCGTACGGACTACGGTGAGGAAGACTCCGGATTCCAAATCAAGTACATGACCCGCGGAGGTGGCTACTACCTCAACGTGGGATGCTCGGAACTCATCATCTCCCAGGAGATCGGGCTCATCCAGTTCGCTGACGCCGACGGCTTCACCGCCCAGGGGCTCCGGATGAGCGACGGGACTGTGGTCAAGGCCGATCTGGTCGTGCTCGCCACCGGCTACCAGAGCCAGCAGGAGGGCGTCCGCCGGCTGATGGGGGACGAGGTCGCCGACGCCGTCGGTCCGATCTGGGGCTACGACGACGAGGGCGAAGTACGCAACATGTGGCGTCGTACCGCCCAGCGCGGGCTGTGGTTCTCAGCCGGCAACTTCCAGATGTGCCGCACCTACTCCAAGGTGTTGGCGATGCAGCTCCGGCAAGAGTTGGGCGCGGCCGGCTGA
- a CDS encoding ABC-type transporter, integral membrane subunit: MKVAIQTISTPGRSAAVLASALVVAAGGLVGCAVGDSTSDGKTTVGVTLNAASNPFFLAEGKAIKEAARKKSLDVSVQYANADVSVQSDQIDAFIRKGVDSIVVDAVDSNGIGPAVLRAKQAHIPVVAIDVTATGADSSITSDNEQAGREACSYLIKQLGGKGKMAIVDGSAVSAINDRMKGCKQAIKASPGIKIVATQRADLTRDKSMNVASSILTSHPDIDGFFGVNDPTAVGIALAAKQKRADVKIVGVDGAKQLTDLFDNGLVIGTSGQNPAELGRDGLDMAVTLAKGKKPKSTMSLVPTFLVTPKTISDYESWG; this comes from the coding sequence ATGAAAGTCGCTATCCAGACCATTTCCACTCCGGGGCGAAGTGCCGCCGTGCTCGCAAGTGCTCTCGTCGTCGCTGCTGGTGGGCTGGTTGGCTGCGCTGTCGGAGACAGTACCTCCGACGGCAAGACCACGGTGGGCGTTACGCTCAACGCGGCCTCGAATCCGTTCTTCCTCGCCGAAGGAAAGGCGATCAAGGAGGCTGCCCGTAAAAAGTCGCTGGATGTGTCCGTCCAGTACGCCAATGCCGATGTCTCGGTCCAGAGTGACCAGATAGACGCGTTCATACGGAAGGGCGTCGATTCCATCGTCGTCGATGCAGTCGACTCCAACGGCATCGGTCCGGCGGTGCTCAGGGCCAAACAGGCCCACATTCCCGTCGTCGCGATAGACGTGACAGCGACCGGCGCCGATTCCTCCATCACCAGCGACAATGAACAGGCCGGACGGGAGGCGTGCAGCTACCTCATCAAGCAGCTCGGCGGCAAGGGCAAGATGGCCATCGTCGACGGCTCCGCGGTCTCAGCGATCAACGACCGGATGAAGGGCTGCAAGCAGGCCATCAAGGCCAGCCCCGGCATCAAGATCGTCGCGACACAGCGAGCCGACCTCACGCGCGACAAAAGCATGAACGTGGCGAGCAGCATCCTCACCAGCCACCCGGACATCGACGGCTTTTTCGGCGTCAACGACCCCACAGCCGTCGGCATCGCTCTCGCGGCAAAACAGAAGCGCGCTGACGTGAAGATCGTAGGAGTGGACGGAGCGAAGCAGCTCACGGATCTCTTCGACAATGGTCTGGTCATCGGCACGTCAGGCCAGAACCCCGCAGAACTCGGGCGAGACGGGCTCGATATGGCGGTCACGCTCGCGAAGGGCAAAAAGCCCAAGTCCACGATGAGCCTGGTGCCGACTTTCCTGGTGACCCCCAAGACGATCAGCGACTACGAAAGCTGGGGCTGA
- a CDS encoding Aldehyde Dehydrogenase: MEDPAQGQAIAEVADAGVEDAVAALDAAVAAQSAWAAQPPRRRAEILRRAYDLMVDRAAALAAVLTAEMGKPYQQALAEVEYAAGYLRWYAEEAVRVNGRFTVPENGVGRILTMGQPVGPCLFVTPWNFPLAMGTRKIGPALAAGCTCVIKPASQTPLSMLALAAIFEEAGLPPGVLNVFVSRSSSRTVGALMRDSRLRKISFTGSTEIGRLLVRQSADQLLRVSMELGGNAPFVVFPDADIEAAVDGAMIAKLRNNGEACTSANRFYVHREVIGEFAEALAERFRSLRVGPGLELSSDVGPLIDGTQRTKVADLVRDATERGGRLVVGGGIPDRPGYFIEPTVVSDVPEDARVLTEEIFGPFAPVVAFEKEPDVIQRANASEFGLAAYVYTKDLDRALRVAELLETGMVAVNQGMVSNVAAPFGGVKQSGFGREGGPEGIAEYLETKYVALNAGTPPTKEAVR, encoded by the coding sequence GTGGAGGACCCCGCGCAGGGCCAGGCCATCGCGGAGGTGGCTGACGCGGGCGTCGAGGACGCCGTGGCAGCGCTCGACGCCGCCGTGGCGGCGCAGTCGGCTTGGGCCGCGCAGCCCCCACGGCGCCGGGCGGAGATCCTACGGCGCGCGTACGACCTGATGGTGGACCGCGCCGCCGCGCTGGCCGCCGTCCTGACGGCGGAGATGGGAAAGCCCTACCAGCAGGCCCTGGCGGAAGTGGAATACGCCGCGGGCTACCTGCGCTGGTACGCGGAGGAGGCCGTGCGCGTCAACGGTCGGTTCACCGTCCCGGAGAACGGGGTCGGCCGCATCCTCACCATGGGACAGCCGGTGGGCCCCTGCCTCTTCGTGACGCCATGGAACTTCCCCCTGGCCATGGGGACCCGAAAGATCGGGCCCGCGCTGGCCGCAGGATGCACCTGCGTCATCAAGCCGGCGTCACAGACGCCGCTGAGCATGCTCGCGCTCGCCGCGATCTTCGAGGAGGCCGGACTTCCGCCCGGCGTCCTGAACGTGTTCGTCAGCCGCAGCTCGTCGCGCACGGTCGGCGCGCTGATGAGGGACTCGCGTCTGCGCAAGATCTCCTTCACCGGGTCGACCGAGATCGGGCGGCTGCTGGTCAGGCAATCGGCCGACCAACTGCTACGGGTCTCGATGGAGCTCGGTGGCAACGCACCGTTCGTCGTCTTCCCGGACGCCGACATCGAGGCGGCCGTCGACGGGGCAATGATCGCGAAGTTGCGGAACAACGGTGAGGCATGCACCAGCGCCAACCGGTTCTATGTGCACCGCGAGGTGATCGGTGAATTCGCCGAGGCACTCGCCGAGCGGTTCCGTTCCCTGCGGGTGGGGCCCGGCCTGGAGCTGTCCAGCGACGTGGGCCCGCTCATCGACGGCACACAGCGCACAAAGGTGGCCGATCTGGTCCGTGACGCGACCGAGAGAGGCGGGCGTCTGGTCGTCGGCGGTGGAATCCCCGACCGGCCGGGATATTTCATCGAGCCGACCGTGGTGTCGGACGTTCCCGAGGACGCTCGGGTGCTGACCGAGGAGATCTTCGGCCCCTTCGCTCCGGTGGTCGCGTTCGAGAAGGAACCGGACGTGATCCAGCGTGCGAATGCCAGTGAGTTCGGGCTCGCCGCGTACGTCTACACCAAGGACCTGGACAGGGCTCTGCGCGTTGCCGAGCTGCTTGAGACCGGAATGGTGGCCGTCAACCAAGGCATGGTGTCGAACGTGGCCGCCCCCTTCGGCGGGGTGAAGCAGTCCGGGTTCGGGCGCGAGGGCGGCCCCGAGGGCATCGCGGAGTACCTGGAGACCAAGTATGTGGCGCTGAACGCCGGCACCCCTCCGACGAAGGAGGCTGTTCGATGA
- a CDS encoding ABC-type transporter, integral membrane subunit, translated as MNRLLSRRGVIAAAGALLLVGTAACGTGGRNGKQLTIGFAAPVLANSYWKANADFARRMGAQLGVKVIVADAQEREDVQLKNVQDLIAQGVDGIVFGPTTAEIGPALLRACQRAGVVCGAAARKPGVEPNRASDAYYAGYVVGNDTGDGAAGAKALSDAGCKKVVAMSGLQGNSTADARLNGFTKKARDLGLTILGTPQRPVELPESGLKATQNFLAKFPGPRFDCLWAFNDGSAIGAIRALSAARAQKVKVASIDGTAEGVKAIKSGRMLVSPGGEFINGGLALIAVYDTIKGHPRANRAVVLNTLRVTKDNVDAYQREFIDRLPRYDARKLSKARNPTATEDGLKIVFGPKA; from the coding sequence ATGAACAGACTTTTGTCGCGCCGCGGGGTCATCGCCGCGGCGGGCGCCCTGCTCCTCGTAGGGACCGCCGCGTGCGGCACCGGCGGCCGGAACGGCAAACAACTCACCATCGGCTTCGCCGCCCCGGTCCTGGCGAACTCCTACTGGAAGGCCAATGCGGACTTCGCCCGGAGGATGGGCGCACAGCTGGGTGTGAAGGTGATCGTGGCGGATGCTCAGGAGAGGGAAGATGTCCAGCTGAAGAATGTTCAGGACCTCATCGCCCAAGGCGTCGACGGAATCGTCTTCGGCCCGACGACCGCGGAGATCGGCCCGGCACTCCTCAGGGCGTGCCAGCGGGCCGGCGTCGTCTGCGGGGCCGCGGCCCGTAAGCCGGGGGTGGAGCCGAACCGGGCGAGCGACGCGTACTACGCGGGCTACGTGGTGGGCAACGACACCGGCGACGGGGCAGCCGGGGCGAAGGCGCTCAGCGACGCCGGCTGTAAGAAGGTCGTGGCCATGAGCGGCCTGCAGGGCAATTCGACGGCGGACGCGCGACTGAACGGCTTCACAAAGAAAGCACGAGACCTCGGCCTCACGATTCTCGGCACCCCACAGCGCCCCGTGGAGCTGCCCGAATCCGGCCTCAAGGCGACGCAGAACTTCCTCGCGAAGTTTCCGGGCCCCCGCTTCGACTGCCTCTGGGCCTTCAACGACGGCTCGGCCATCGGCGCCATCCGGGCGCTGAGCGCTGCCAGGGCGCAGAAGGTGAAGGTCGCGAGCATCGACGGCACCGCCGAGGGGGTCAAGGCCATCAAGAGTGGACGCATGCTCGTCTCGCCGGGTGGCGAGTTCATCAACGGTGGCCTGGCGCTGATCGCCGTATACGACACCATCAAGGGCCATCCTCGGGCGAACCGGGCCGTGGTCCTGAACACCCTGCGGGTGACCAAGGACAACGTCGACGCCTATCAGCGCGAATTCATCGACCGGCTGCCCCGCTACGACGCCAGAAAACTGTCCAAGGCACGCAATCCCACGGCCACCGAAGACGGCCTGAAGATCGTCTTCGGACCAAAGGCGTAG
- a CDS encoding ABC-type transporter, integral membrane subunit, whose amino-acid sequence MNDIVAAQRERAADSSRPTAPKRMRLHTSLSTVADRLGVAIALIVLVVLFALATPHFLTVVNLLDVVRQISVTAILGAGLTFVIMTAGIDLSVGSAVGVTAFAAVSLTLDGAPAPLALAAALLTGIVVGLINGVLVAKLGLAAFIVTLAALTYLRGVTYVGTDGTTLFSTHLSYSVLGQGSILGIPVPIVVMAAVFAIGWYVLQRTVFGRWVHAVGGNAEAARLAGIPVRRVLVTVYVISGLCAGIGGILSSAKLQSAVPDLGTGYELSAIAAVVLGGTSLMGGRGSLIGTLVGAAIIGVLVNGLTLLDVSSFYQQIIQGVVIVMAVGLDRLRTRNAVTEGA is encoded by the coding sequence ATGAACGACATCGTGGCCGCTCAACGCGAGCGTGCGGCCGACTCGTCACGACCGACCGCACCCAAGCGCATGCGCTTGCACACCAGCCTCTCCACTGTTGCCGACCGCCTCGGCGTCGCCATCGCGCTCATCGTTCTCGTGGTGCTCTTCGCCCTGGCCACGCCCCATTTCCTCACCGTGGTGAATCTGCTGGATGTCGTGCGTCAGATCTCGGTGACGGCGATCCTCGGCGCCGGTCTGACGTTCGTCATCATGACGGCCGGCATCGATCTGTCAGTGGGATCGGCCGTCGGGGTCACCGCGTTCGCCGCCGTCTCACTCACTCTCGACGGTGCCCCCGCCCCCCTGGCTCTGGCCGCCGCCCTGCTGACCGGGATCGTAGTCGGCCTGATCAACGGCGTGCTCGTGGCCAAGCTCGGCCTTGCGGCGTTCATCGTGACGCTCGCGGCGCTGACATATCTGCGCGGTGTCACCTACGTCGGCACCGATGGCACCACTCTGTTCTCCACACATCTCAGCTACTCAGTGCTGGGCCAGGGCTCGATTCTCGGCATCCCCGTGCCCATCGTCGTCATGGCCGCCGTGTTCGCCATCGGCTGGTACGTACTGCAGCGCACCGTTTTCGGGCGCTGGGTGCACGCCGTGGGAGGGAATGCGGAAGCCGCACGCCTGGCGGGCATACCGGTGCGACGGGTCCTGGTGACCGTCTACGTCATCTCCGGTCTGTGCGCCGGCATCGGCGGGATCCTCTCCTCGGCCAAGCTCCAAAGCGCCGTCCCCGACCTCGGCACCGGCTATGAGCTCTCCGCCATCGCCGCCGTCGTCCTCGGCGGGACGTCCCTCATGGGCGGACGCGGATCGCTCATCGGCACGCTCGTGGGCGCGGCCATCATCGGCGTCCTCGTCAACGGTTTGACGCTGCTCGATGTGTCGTCCTTCTACCAGCAGATCATCCAGGGAGTCGTCATCGTGATGGCCGTCGGCCTTGACAGGTTGAGGACTCGCAACGCCGTCACCGAAGGAGCATAG
- a CDS encoding ABC transporter related protein produces MTANTSRQVPGTDAPALVLRGLRRHYPGTKALDWHDDTSLTIDRGRVHGLLGENGAGKSTLLSVIAGLSPLSAGSMELLGRPYSPDSVVRARRSGVEIVLQEPGLVPSLTVAENFLLGRGPVASRAGIVLPGRTVRAVGDALQEIAPHVSPRIRAGSLSLEDRKLVELARAMHFKPSVLLVDEMSACLGHTRLELLFNALRRLRDDGVAIVYISHYLEEIHRVCDTVTVLKDGRLVETLPARTDTNRLTRLMVGRDIAATLYRTDGTANTGGERVLAVDGLTLANFYSDISFTLRAGEILGIGGLVGCGSEELARTLFGDLRADSGSIALADAPFAPAGPREAIRRGVAYVPPDRDREGVILRLSLLQNILLPTLRKRSLLGLYPGRSDTGISTRMINDLAIRCRGASDVPFHLSGGNRQKIVIAKWLVHPPKVLILHNPTRGIDVGAKSEIYALIQRLAQAGTAILLLSDELPELLGMSDRILVLRRGAMTYEARREDQPTEELLVSRMI; encoded by the coding sequence ATGACCGCCAACACTTCGCGGCAGGTTCCCGGAACGGACGCCCCGGCACTGGTGCTGCGCGGACTTCGGCGCCACTACCCCGGAACAAAGGCGCTCGACTGGCACGATGACACATCGCTCACCATCGACCGAGGCCGCGTCCACGGATTGCTGGGCGAGAACGGAGCCGGCAAGTCGACACTGCTCAGCGTCATAGCCGGGCTGTCACCGCTGTCGGCCGGGTCGATGGAACTGCTCGGGCGGCCCTACTCCCCTGACAGCGTGGTGCGGGCCCGCCGGAGCGGGGTCGAGATCGTGCTGCAGGAGCCCGGCCTCGTCCCCTCGCTCACCGTGGCCGAGAACTTCCTCCTCGGCCGGGGGCCCGTGGCCTCCCGGGCCGGGATCGTACTGCCGGGCAGGACCGTCCGTGCCGTCGGGGACGCGCTCCAGGAGATCGCCCCACACGTGTCACCGCGCATCCGCGCAGGCAGCCTCAGCCTGGAGGACCGCAAGCTCGTGGAGCTTGCCCGCGCCATGCACTTCAAGCCCAGTGTCCTGCTCGTCGACGAGATGAGTGCCTGCCTCGGCCACACCCGGCTCGAACTGCTCTTCAACGCCCTGCGCAGGCTCCGGGACGACGGCGTCGCCATCGTGTACATCTCCCACTACCTGGAGGAGATCCACCGTGTCTGCGACACCGTCACGGTCCTCAAGGACGGCCGTCTGGTGGAGACTCTGCCGGCCCGGACGGATACCAACAGGCTGACCCGTCTGATGGTCGGCAGGGACATCGCCGCCACGCTGTACCGGACGGACGGGACCGCCAACACCGGGGGTGAGCGAGTGCTGGCGGTCGACGGCCTCACGCTCGCCAACTTCTACAGCGACATCAGCTTCACCCTGCGGGCCGGGGAAATCCTCGGTATCGGTGGCCTGGTCGGCTGCGGGTCGGAAGAGCTGGCCAGGACACTCTTCGGTGACCTCCGAGCCGACTCCGGCAGTATCGCCCTCGCGGATGCTCCGTTCGCCCCCGCCGGCCCTCGTGAGGCGATCCGGCGAGGGGTGGCGTACGTGCCGCCGGACCGTGACCGCGAAGGGGTGATACTGCGCCTCTCGCTCCTGCAGAACATCCTGCTGCCCACGCTGCGGAAGAGGTCGCTGCTGGGCCTCTATCCGGGACGGTCGGACACCGGGATCTCCACCCGGATGATCAATGACCTGGCCATCCGCTGCCGGGGAGCGAGTGACGTGCCGTTCCATCTCTCCGGCGGCAACCGTCAGAAGATCGTCATCGCGAAGTGGTTGGTGCACCCGCCGAAGGTGCTGATCCTCCACAACCCCACGCGAGGAATCGACGTCGGGGCGAAGTCGGAGATCTACGCGCTCATCCAGCGCCTGGCCCAAGCCGGAACGGCAATCCTCCTGCTGTCCGACGAGCTCCCGGAACTGCTCGGTATGAGCGACCGCATTCTCGTCCTGCGCAGGGGTGCCATGACCTACGAAGCCCGTCGTGAGGACCAGCCGACGGAAGAGCTACTCGTCTCCCGGATGATCTGA
- a CDS encoding ABC transporter related protein, whose amino-acid sequence MQSQVIGGPVAQLVGIAKSFAHNRVLDDVTLTLEARRVHVLAGENGAGKSTLIKILTGIEPQDAGDILIDGRPVEFNGPGNARALGIAVVHQELSLVPDLTVADNLTLGAEPRHRGGRLDFRSARENAVAALNRVGASLSPDAQVGQLSVGEQQLIEIARALSENPRLLVLDEPTAALSQKEADHLLGIVEELRAQGLAILYISHRMEEIHRLADHVTVLRDGHVADSMPRADMSEDRIVTSMVGRPVNDLYDHGRGSARGDVRLSVRGLRSNVVQETSLEVRAGEVVGLAGIVGAGRSELCRLIAGFDRADGGEVTVDRQRVDIARVGGAADADIVMLPESRKAQGLFLGMSIADNVCIGTALAKRRFGGTSPSMLRTAAKPLADRLRVRATSLDQPVGELSGGNQQKVLLARCLAKKPTVLILDEPTRGVDIGAKADIYTLINDIATQGVAVILISSELPEILGMSDRVLVMHQHQIVAELAGKDMTEEHVVRYATGLVRKEAVPVEVNS is encoded by the coding sequence ATGCAATCACAGGTTATTGGGGGGCCTGTTGCGCAACTCGTTGGAATTGCCAAGTCATTCGCCCACAACCGGGTGCTGGACGATGTGACGCTGACACTCGAAGCGCGACGCGTGCATGTACTTGCGGGAGAGAACGGTGCCGGCAAGTCGACGCTGATCAAGATCCTCACCGGTATCGAGCCACAGGACGCCGGTGACATTCTGATCGACGGTCGCCCGGTGGAATTCAACGGCCCCGGCAACGCGCGAGCTCTCGGCATCGCGGTGGTTCACCAAGAATTGAGTCTGGTCCCGGATCTTACGGTCGCCGACAATCTCACGCTGGGCGCGGAGCCGCGACACCGGGGTGGGCGACTTGATTTCCGATCGGCACGTGAGAACGCTGTGGCGGCTCTGAACCGCGTGGGCGCCTCGCTCAGCCCGGATGCGCAAGTCGGGCAGCTCAGCGTCGGCGAGCAGCAGTTGATCGAGATCGCCCGTGCGCTCTCCGAGAACCCACGGCTCCTGGTGCTCGACGAGCCCACCGCCGCGCTGTCCCAGAAGGAAGCCGACCACCTGCTGGGCATTGTCGAGGAACTCCGGGCCCAGGGGCTTGCGATCCTTTACATCAGCCACCGGATGGAGGAGATCCATCGGCTCGCCGACCACGTCACCGTGCTCAGGGACGGCCACGTCGCCGACTCGATGCCGCGAGCCGACATGAGCGAGGACCGGATCGTCACGTCGATGGTCGGCCGGCCCGTCAACGACCTGTATGACCATGGACGTGGATCCGCCCGGGGAGATGTGCGACTGAGTGTCCGCGGCCTGAGGTCGAACGTCGTCCAGGAAACATCCCTGGAGGTGCGGGCGGGGGAGGTCGTCGGTCTCGCCGGCATCGTCGGCGCCGGGCGGAGCGAACTGTGCCGGCTGATCGCCGGGTTCGACCGTGCCGACGGCGGCGAGGTGACCGTCGACCGGCAGCGCGTGGATATCGCGAGGGTCGGCGGAGCGGCCGACGCCGACATCGTCATGCTGCCCGAGAGCCGCAAGGCGCAGGGACTCTTCCTCGGTATGTCCATCGCCGACAACGTGTGCATCGGCACCGCACTCGCCAAGCGGAGATTCGGCGGCACCTCTCCCTCGATGCTTCGCACCGCGGCGAAACCCCTGGCCGACCGGCTGAGGGTCAGAGCGACCAGTCTCGATCAGCCCGTCGGGGAACTGTCGGGTGGCAACCAGCAGAAGGTGCTCCTGGCACGGTGTCTGGCCAAGAAGCCAACCGTGCTCATCCTCGACGAACCGACCCGCGGGGTCGACATCGGTGCGAAGGCCGACATCTACACGCTGATCAATGACATCGCGACACAAGGTGTCGCGGTCATTCTCATCTCGTCCGAACTGCCCGAGATTCTCGGCATGTCGGATCGGGTGCTCGTCATGCATCAGCACCAGATCGTAGCCGAACTGGCCGGTAAGGACATGACTGAGGAGCACGTCGTCCGGTACGCCACCGGGCTCGTACGCAAGGAAGCAGTGCCTGTTGAGGTGAACTCATGA
- a CDS encoding ABC-type transporter, integral membrane subunit → MTKMMESSPQDSGAATDEDPLHQPSAPPLPRRLIDMSRALPLAGLAGLIIVYTIAAGDRFMTVDNWANLVQQASVVAIIGFGLTFVVIAGSIDLSVGSVAAFSGMVAAMTATGHGSFMGVVAGLGVGAACGLVNGVLCSIFKVPSFIVTLGMLSVARGLTIVVSGSRSEPVSGALAWMGIAPGIYIVLGCAFVVAFVLMNGTIFGRYTRSLGGEERVSALSGVPVRAVKVAAFVVSGLLAGLGGVVLGGQLGIATAQAATGFELSAIAAVVLGGTPLTGGIGNVWNTAIGAFIIVVLNNGLVILGVAPEVQQVVQGVILVLAVFVALDRSKIGIIK, encoded by the coding sequence ATGACCAAGATGATGGAAAGCTCCCCCCAGGACAGCGGCGCGGCCACGGATGAGGACCCGCTGCACCAACCCTCGGCACCGCCACTCCCCCGGCGGCTGATCGATATGAGCCGCGCCCTGCCCCTCGCCGGACTCGCCGGACTCATCATCGTGTACACCATCGCGGCCGGCGACCGGTTCATGACGGTCGACAACTGGGCGAACCTCGTGCAACAGGCCAGCGTCGTTGCCATCATCGGCTTCGGCCTCACCTTCGTCGTCATAGCCGGTTCCATCGATCTGTCAGTCGGGTCGGTCGCCGCCTTCTCGGGAATGGTCGCCGCCATGACGGCCACGGGCCATGGGAGCTTCATGGGTGTAGTGGCCGGCCTGGGGGTCGGTGCCGCCTGCGGGTTGGTGAACGGGGTGCTCTGCAGCATTTTCAAGGTGCCGTCCTTCATCGTGACGCTGGGGATGCTGTCGGTGGCCCGCGGGCTCACCATCGTCGTGTCCGGCTCCCGGTCCGAGCCGGTGAGCGGCGCATTGGCCTGGATGGGCATCGCACCTGGCATCTACATCGTCCTCGGCTGCGCGTTCGTGGTGGCATTCGTGCTCATGAACGGGACGATCTTCGGCCGTTACACGCGGTCGCTCGGAGGTGAGGAGCGGGTCTCGGCCCTGTCCGGGGTTCCGGTGCGGGCGGTGAAGGTGGCGGCTTTCGTGGTCTCCGGCCTGCTGGCCGGTCTCGGTGGTGTCGTTCTCGGCGGCCAGCTCGGCATAGCGACCGCCCAGGCGGCCACTGGTTTCGAACTGTCGGCGATCGCGGCCGTCGTCCTTGGCGGCACACCCCTGACCGGTGGAATCGGCAATGTGTGGAACACCGCCATCGGCGCCTTCATCATCGTCGTCCTGAACAACGGCCTGGTGATTCTGGGAGTCGCTCCCGAGGTCCAACAGGTTGTCCAGGGTGTGATTCTCGTGCTGGCTGTCTTCGTGGCGCTCGACCGGTCCAAGATCGGCATCATCAAATAG